Proteins co-encoded in one Pseudorhizobium banfieldiae genomic window:
- a CDS encoding LLM class flavin-dependent oxidoreductase: MIPFSILDLSPVPDGLEVRDALDQSRQMARTAEEHGYKRIWLAEHHGMPGIASAATSVVIGHIGAATSRIRIGSGGVMLPNHSPLVIAEQFGTLEALFPGRVDLGLGRAPGTDMRTARALRRNLEAGAENFPHDIVELQRLLGAPTEDQPILAIPGANSNVPLWLLGSSIYSAHLAAALGLPYAFASHFAPDMLIDAIAIYRERFQPSETLERPHVMVGVMGVAADTDEQAARLFTSSQQQFINLRRNVRGKFPKPVDTMDGLWSDMERMSVEHTLRYAAVGSPSTLEAKLTPFLTETGADELIVSTPIHDIEARLRSVELFAGLPMMEKAL; the protein is encoded by the coding sequence ATGATTCCGTTCTCCATTCTCGATCTTTCTCCCGTACCCGACGGCCTCGAGGTCCGCGACGCGCTCGACCAGTCGCGGCAGATGGCACGAACGGCAGAGGAACATGGCTACAAGCGCATCTGGCTCGCAGAACATCACGGCATGCCGGGCATCGCCAGTGCCGCCACCTCCGTCGTCATCGGCCACATCGGGGCAGCGACCAGCCGGATCCGCATCGGCTCGGGGGGCGTCATGCTGCCCAATCACTCGCCGTTGGTGATTGCCGAGCAGTTCGGTACCCTTGAGGCGCTCTTCCCCGGTCGTGTCGACCTCGGCCTTGGTCGCGCCCCCGGCACCGACATGCGCACCGCCCGGGCGCTCCGCCGCAACCTCGAGGCAGGCGCGGAGAACTTTCCGCATGACATCGTCGAATTGCAGCGTCTCCTCGGTGCGCCGACGGAAGACCAGCCGATACTCGCCATACCCGGCGCCAACTCGAATGTGCCCCTCTGGCTGCTCGGGTCCAGCATCTACAGCGCCCACCTCGCCGCAGCTCTTGGCCTCCCTTACGCCTTCGCCTCGCATTTCGCCCCGGACATGCTGATCGACGCTATCGCCATCTATCGCGAGCGCTTCCAGCCTTCGGAGACGCTTGAGAGACCTCATGTGATGGTAGGCGTCATGGGGGTGGCCGCCGATACGGATGAACAGGCCGCTCGACTGTTCACCTCGTCGCAGCAGCAGTTCATCAACCTTCGCCGCAATGTCCGTGGCAAGTTTCCGAAGCCAGTGGACACGATGGACGGCCTCTGGTCGGACATGGAACGCATGAGCGTCGAGCACACGCTGCGGTATGCTGCGGTCGGCTCGCCCTCGACGCTGGAGGCGAAGCTCACGCCCTTCCTGACTGAAACGGGAGCCGATGAACTGATCGTCTCGACGCCGATCCACGACATCGAGGCGCGGCTGAGGTCGGTCGAGCTCTTCGCCGGCCTGCCGATGATGGAGAAGGCGCTCTAG